A window of Roseburia hominis A2-183 genomic DNA:
AACCTGGAACGTGGTCGTTCCCAGTACCGTTCTCTTACCTGTACTGTCTTCACCATAAGCATGAACCTGATATGTCCCGGCCGTTTTATGGCTGCTAATCAAAATATCCCGATCCCACTTCCGATCAGAGCTTTTTTCTGCGGCATACCATACCAGATCATCCTGTCCGCCTTCTTCACTCCAGACTGCAAAATAAACCTTCTGCACGCCTCCCGGCATCTGCACTCCGCTTGCTGACAGGCTGCATGTTTTTTCATCGGATGACAATACTGCACTGACTGTTGCCTGCAGTGGATAAATGGACGTACTTGTTGATCCTGTAAACTTATATACTCCGTTTCCAGCCGTCACATAGGTATGAATAGTATACTTACCATAGTTATAATCATGGTTTGAAATCTCCACATGCGCTATGTAAGTTCCATCTGCCTGCTTTGCCGCGGTATACCAGTGAATATCACTCTGGTCACTCTTACTCCATACCGGAACCTGTACCGTGTGAACCCCGGATGGTGAAACAAATCCGGATACCACAACATCAAAACTTCCATTGACCGCATCTACATTTTTTGCCTGAATTTTCTGGACACTGATGGAAGAAACATCAAATGTGGTATTTCCCATAAAAATTCTTTTCCCACTGCTGTTTTCCGCATAAAGATGAACCTCATACGTTCCATCTGTTTTATGATCTGCAATGGAAATGTTTCTTTTCCATACTCCTCCAGATTCCTGTGCTTCATACCACACCAGATCATCCTGTCCGCCATTATCGCTCCAGACAGCAAAGTAAACTTTCTGCACGCCTCCAGATAATTTTACATTGCTTGCCGTCAAATTACATGTCAGCTCATCCGCTGCAAGTTCTGTTTTTAAATTAACTGCAGGCGGATATACCTCTGTAGTGGTAACTCCCGCTACCATTTTTACCTGTGTGCTGGATGTCACATAAACATGAATATTATAAGTTGAATAGTTGTATCCATGATTCTTTAAGTTTACCTGTGCCGCATAACTGCCGTCACTCTGCTTTGTCGCCGTATACCAGTAAATATCACTCTGATCACTTTCACTCCATACCGGAATCTGCACTTTGCTTACCCCACAGGATGCCTGCACGCCGTTTACGAAAATGTCAAAAGTTCCTGCTGTACTGTTCATATTTTTTATGGCAATACTTTGAACAGAAGCCGTTTCCTGATGTTCAAACGCTGTCTGTACCGCACATGTACTGGTGAGTCCCATATTGACTGCATATGCCCACACGTGATAGACCCCCAGTTCCCCATGGTTCGCAATCGGAAGGATTGTGCTCCAGGATCCATCACTGTTTTTTGTCGCATTGTACCATCTTAAATCGTTCTGACCATTCACATCTCCCCATACCGCAAAAGAAACTCCTGCCGTTCCTCCCGGTACGGTTACGCCTGTAAGTGTTAATGTATATTGACCGGCTGTGACAGGGCGTACCGATACGCTTCCTCCGGTCACGCTAAATGAACAGCTTGCACGTCCCAATAAATGAGAGATACCATAAATATCTTCCGCATATCCCTCTACATAATAAGTACCTTGATTATATTTGTGATTGCTTATCTGAAAGTTCGAACTGTATCCTCCAACTCCCACTTTGGTTGCGTGATACCAGTATATATCACTCTGGTCTGCCTTTGACCATACGGCAAATGACACCGCACGCACTTTATCATCCGGACTTACCCCATTGACACTGAGTGTTGCCGTGCCGGCCGCATTATTCAGGTTGGTAATCTTTATACTGTCTGATGTGACATTAACCCCTTTACTTAACCCATAATACTCGGCAATTGCCGTTGCATCCGCCACTCCTAATTTCTGTAATTTTGCATCTGTATTTAAATAATTTCCTGCATCATTACTGTTGCTTACAAATGCATGTTCGACAATGATTGCCGGAATACCTGCCAGTTTACAATTCCGGATAACTCCGTAATAATCAGCTGCTGTTCCGTCCGGATACTTATCCTGCTGCGCATCCTTGATCGTAATACCACGATTATATAATCCCAATGCAACCAGATGGTTCTCTATTAACTGCGCCAATCCCTTTCCGGTCTGTGACGCGCCTGAATTATAATTGGTGTTTGGGTAAAAGACCATTGCACCATGTGCAGATGTATTTGTAGAAGAGTTATTATGTAGACTAACATAAATATCAGCGCCTACGCTTGACGCATATTTTACACGATCTTCATTGCAGACCCCTGAAGTGGTTCCAGGATATGGGCAGCTTCCATCTGTAGGTCGGGTAAGATATACTTTTACTCCACTGTACTCCTCCAATTCCTGTTTACAATATGCAGCAATTTTCAAGTTAATGGTTTCTTCTCTTAATCCATTTCCCTGCGCTCCAGTATGACTGTTGTCATGTCCCGGGTCCAATACGACGACAATGTCCCTGCGGGCACTAAACAATGCTATTCCATCGTCTTCCTCAATGACGCTGTCAAGTGCATCCTCAATGGAATTCTGCGATATTACATTTCCATCTTCATCGATCTGGACAATATCTGCATCATCCAGAACGCTGCCATCCTGTGAACTTTCATCCTCAATAATCGCATCCGGGCTTACATCGACATCCTGTTCCATACCAAATACAGCATCAATTCCAGCGTCCTTGATATTCTCGGTATATTTTTTGCCGTTAACTACGAACGTTACCGCATCAAGCTGATAGGAGCCTTCCTGTGAGGCGTTCTGAAATGCAATTTCAAATAAGATTGCTCCATCTGTTACCCCTTTAGAATCCTGTGAAAGCACTTCTCCCGTCTGCTGATTATGATACTCGAGACTTGCATAATCGATTTCTTTTTCACAGTCAATTCCAAGTACAACTTTTTGTGTCTCATTCAGAGAAATCTTATCAGATTCCATTACCAAATACTGTATGTAGTATCTCGCTTCCTCTGTTTCCTCGGTTTCCTCGGTCTCTTCTATTTCCTCGACTACTTCCGTTGCCTCGGTTTCCCCGACTGTTTCCGTTGCCTCGGTTTCCTCGACTGTTTCCGTTGTCTCCGTCCCTTCAGCTGGTTCTGTCGTTTCGGATGATTCCGTATTTTGCGAATCATCCACATTTTTTTCTGTCTCTTCCGGTATAGTATCCTCCGTTTTATCAGGCACCTGTGTTTCCTCCTGATTTACCTCGGTGGACTCAACATTCACTTGCTCAGTCCCGGTTTCTGCTGCCATTACGAGCACCTGATCATTAGGGCAGATCACGGCACTAACCATCATTGTGACTGCCAATATACCTGCTAATAATCTTTTTCTCATTATGTCCTCCCTATCCTCTTTTTTCCGCTATTGTGCTTTATAGATTGTTTTACCCTCTTTTATCGTTTCAATCACTCTGATCTCCCGGATTTTCATCTGATCAACTTCAAGCGGATTCTTCTCAAGAACTACAAGGTCTGCCATCTTTCCTTCCCTTATACTTCCTTTTTTCTCTTCCTCAAAATACTGGTACGCTGCATTTATCGTAATACATTTCAGAGCATCGTATACATCAATCTTCTGATCTTCTCCCACGATTGTGCCATTCTTACTGATCCGTTTCACTGCGCACCATACAGAATGCATCATATTGGGTTTTGTAACCGGTGTATCCTGATGAAACGTTACGTTCAATCCACGGCTCAATGCATCTTTCACCGGACTGATACGCATTCCTCTCTTCTGCCCAAAATTTTTTATATGAATATCTCCCCAGTAAAAAACATGTCCGACAAAAATTGAGGGAATCATTCCCAGTTCTTTCATCCGGTCCAGCTGATCCGTCCTGGCAGTCTGGCAGTGTATCATTACAGGACGCATGTCCCGCCCGGTCTGGTCGTTTGCAACTGCCTTTTCATAGGCAGTGATAAACTGATCCCCGGCCGCATCTCCATTACAGTGAGCTAAAATCTGGTGTCCTTCATCGACTGCCTTTTTTACATATTCATTTACCTGCTCATCCTTTAGCCATGGATATGCACAATATCCTTTTGGTTCTCCCTCATACGGCTCTGTCATCCATGCCGACCGTCCCTGCGGAGAGCCATCCAGCACCAGTTTATATCCTCCTATCTTTAATCTGTTGTGATATGCTCCTACATATTTCCTGTTTTTATGAAGTACCTCACAACCGTTTGCCGTCATTAATGGGTACGCTACCACATCCGTTTTTAACAAATGCATCGCTGCCATGCTCTTTAAAAGTGCTATATTCTGCGATGTAGACGCTCCATCCTGTATCGTGGTAATTCCATTTTGAATATATACTTCCTGCATTCCACGAATCATTTTTCGGATACTTATCTTCACAAGTTTGCCGATTCGGCTCTGTACAAGAGCCATCGCCGCCTCTTCCAGATAGCCGTTCGGCTCTCTCCCGCCATCTTCTCTTCCAATCACGCCTCCCTCTGGATCATCCATATCCCGGGTAATGCCACACATCTGCAATACTTTGCTGTTTACACACGCCATATGTCCCGATATATGCAGTATCATAATCGGTATATCCTGCGATACCATATCCAGTATCTGTCTTGTCGGATGTTTTTCCTCACACAATGTATTATGGTCATAACCAAACCCCAGCACCGCCTGTTTTGCGGTAACATGATGATCTTTTATATAACTTTTCAATTTTTGAACGATGTCATTATAGTTCATGCATTCCGTGAGATCAGCCAGCACAGACACCTGTCCCGCCATCGTAATATGACTGTGTGCATCAATAAATGCCGGCATAAGACATTTCCCACGCAGATCATATTCTTTTACTCTCTTTCCGGCTATATTTCTAAGTTCATCCAAATGTCCCACTTTTTTAATTACGCCATTCTGAACCAGAACCGCTTCCGGTTTGTCTTCCCGATTCTCCATCGTAAGAATCGGACCTCCATAATACAATGTTTTCATGTTTTAATAAGTCCTTTTTCCAAACGCCTTAAATACCCTCAACAATACCACATAAATTACCACAAGAGCACTCAAAGACACTGCCAGCACTGTTTTTCCCACTTCGCCCGATGCCATTCCCAGCAGTAAAATATACACCGGTGTACTTAGCAGCATAACAAGATTCATCATTCCCAGCTCCAGTGCTGTGGTTGTTTTAAATTCAGGATCAACAATTCTGACTAATGATATACCACTTGCCACGGTTCCTGTGCATGTTCCGTATAAGCCTAAAGTACGCTCAAAATCATTGCTTCCGCCAAATCTTTTTCCAAAGAAAAAGCATACCGCTGCCGTCAGAACCGTAATGGCAATACTGATCACAATAATCGGCATCATCCATTTCCCAAGTACCTTTACTTCTACTGCCATAAAAGAACACACCACCAGATAATCTGCCGTCCAGCCTGTAATTTTGTTTTGCAGTGTGCTTTCCTTCAAAAAGTCCACTCCAGTTTTTTTCATGATCCATTTTACGATATATGCTGCGAACATACCATTCATAAACATCAGACCGCTCATGGAACTGCCGAAAAAACCAGGAATGCAGGAAAAGATCTTTGAAATTCCCAGCGCAAGCATGTAACACACTCCTATGACCGCAAAATGAAATGTCAATGTCTCTATATTACTGTTACAGGTCGTATCCTTTACCATATACTCTGTCTGTTCTTCTTTTCTGTAATACCCGCGCAAAACCGCCGGCTCAATTCTGCCGCAGTTTGAAGCATAGCCCTGTCTGATTCCCTTTTTTGCGAACGGAATTCCCACCAGGAAGGCCATGCAGAATCCGATTACAGCAAATGTAACAGCGATCATTGCTGCATTCTGATACCCATATCCTTCGTATATTTTTCCAAACGCCGCAGATTGGCCCGGTCCCTGGGCAAACGCAAATGCTACGAGGGTTCCATAAGCATTATCCATTCCGTTGTACTTCCCCAGCACGGTAGCAATCAGCATGCCGGACAGCGCCTGTAGTGCGTACAGAATACACCAGACAATTCCCATCCCCCATACACCACTCATAATATTTTTTGCCGTATTTTTATTTTGTCCGGGCGCTGATGTAAGCGTAATAGAAATAAACGAAATTGTAAATAATTGATTAACAATTTCCGTATACATCGCAGAATCTGCTCCACAGTCAATATCCTGCAGTGACAGCACATTCAGGAAAAAGAAACCCAGAATTCCCGCTATCACACTGGAGGGCACCAGCATTTTCTGGAATACCTTCACCTTTGCCCGCAATAACGTTCCTATACAGAGCATAATACTTGCCAGACCAAATGCAAACATGAACTTCATAACGTTCTCCCTTAAGTGCTATTTCATGACACCCGTTGTTTCAAACTCAAAATTCGATCCATCAATGCAGACCGTACCGGTTGCCAATCTTCCCTGCCCAAAGCAATAGTATTTTCTGCTGCCAACCTGTATCCATCCTGCGTCACTTCCTCTTCCAGTCTCATCGAAATGCCACATTTCGCCGTTAATCTGCTGTAAACCTCTCCGCAGTGATCCGTCTTTTCCAAAATAGTAAAAGTCATTTCCAATCTGCTTTAAGCCTCTTTGCATCGTTCCATCCACATCAAAAAAGTACCAGGAAATATCGATCTGATGGAAATTTCCAACGACCAGTTTTCCATCTCCAACGCAATAATACCGCTTTCTGCCTTCTATGATCCAGCCTTCTTCCGCTTTATATCCATCGGCATTCACATAACTGAGCACGCCGTCAATCTCGCATACCCCTCTCTGCTCATATTGCTGTTTTCCAAGGTCAAGGATATCTGCATACTTCCGGCATATTTCCTGCGGCATGCGGTGTTTTAACAGCTGAAAACTTGGTTCATTATAATCTAGTGGATTCTGGATGTGTAACTCACAGATTTCTTCCAGATATTTCTCTCTGTGCACTGCATATGCCTTCAGATCAAATACTTTGCTAAAGTTCTCGAGCTTATCCAGCGCATCAATCGCCACCAATGTTTTCTTACATTTATGGCAGACACCGCAGTTATAAGCTTCTCTCACACATACATGAAGATGTCTCTGTGCAACCTCCGAATCTACAATATCTCTTATTTTCTCAAGGCGATTCCGTTCTCCGCCCTCAGAATAAATTTTCAGCCCCCGCGTAGACAGACAATTCACGGTCAACAGATCATAATGTGCACTGTCGTACATATCATTATCTTCCAGTTGAAATCTGTGAAATCCAAACTCAGAGGATGCCAGATAATAGGTCTTCCACAATTTTTGGAGACAATATACCGCATATAAATTCGCATAGGTATTTACAAACAGATGGTTGATATCCACAATCTCCTCATAGTTCGAGTTTGATATCAACATCGGCAGACCATACTCCTCTGCAACCTGTTTTGCATTTCTAAGGCATATTTCACGAACCTCATCCTCTCCTGCCGTGCTGTATGTATCGTTAAACGCTCCTACATTATAATGACATAAATGGGTTAAATGATAACTCTTACAATGATTATGCAATGACATTTCTATTGCATGAAAAGAGTCTACTCCCATTGAATTTCCCGTTCCGACACCCCAGGCGCCCTCATTGATAATTTCTGTTTCTGTCTCTGCGAATATCCTGCTTGCATACAAATTTTTGCTGCTGTTCACCAATGACGGGATTAGTTCTGTCTCTATATTAAATAAAAGCTCCTCTGTAACCGGGGCATCCAACGATATATCTTCGCCGAAGCGCATTGCGAGTGGAAGTATCCCTATGAGAAAGGCATCGCTTCTCTCGGTACACAGATACTGTTTATATTCAGCGGGTACTTCAAACCACCACTTTTTTGTTTCCTGATCCATCACGACATCTGCTGTCAGCCGAAAATTTTTACCTGCTTGTTCTATGTATGGTCTGCCTATCTGAATCATCGTTTTCTCCTTTGTTTATCTTCTTCTGAACCGTTGTATGAATCTCTTTGCCCAGCGTTTCAACGGGAATTTCTCTTTTATTTGCCTGATTTCTTCCTCCAGAGCCTGATTCTTTCCCTGCAACTCACACAGAACGGAATTCATTTCTTCCTTCTGCTGTCTTAACTGGAGGATTGCATCTTGAAATTCCTGCATCTGTTTCTGCTGTATCTCAAACAGAATTCTTCTCTGCTCGGCATCTTTCTGCAATTCCCCCAATGCACCGTCATATACTGCCAGTCTTGTATCATGTGCTCCAAGTACATTTCCATGTGCATCAATCATATTTTTCTGCCAGAAAAGCTGTTCTTCCTCTTTCATTCTTTCCTTCTGAATAATATCATAACCGGAAAGCCGGTTCTCTTTTCCGGCACAGATTGCATTTTTGAGCCATTCTCCCGATTTTTCTTTTTCTCTCTGCAACGCACTCCGTACTTTATCATACGCAATGCTCTGCCCCAGCTTCTCTTCCAGCGTATCGATCTCCTCCGCGGATACAAGATGATCTTTAAGACCAACTTTACCAAGAATTTCCGTAAAACGGTCTAATCCACGATATGCATTTCCGATTGCCAGAAACTGCTTTTCAAAAATAAGGGCAAAACAGGTTCCGTGAAAAGAATCCGTAATAAAAAATGTGCACTCCCGTATTCTACGCAGCCAATCTTCATTGGAAACATCACTTTCCATATCAAGATCCCACTGTGCACATTTTTCTTCCACATTCACGACATCCGTCATGTTTATTACCGGTAATTCTAATTTCTGTGCTGCTTTTTCAATAATCTGCTGCTTTTCCGGCGAGGGGTCTAAAATATAAGTTGCAATATATTGATTATATGCGGTCTTCTTCCCCTTATCCGCAAGCTTTTCATATTCTTCTGTCGGGCACAAAAATACCGGATCCAGAACAACCACTGCCTCCCGGTTCCACTCCTGTCGACACAGTTCTACCGCACTTTCCTCCCGCACAGATATATGATCGATTCCCTGTATATAAAATGCGGCCTCCGCCTTCTCCTCCCTGGTCGCATGATACTCGCTCCTTCCAAATGATGCTGCGTACGTGATTTTATTTTTGTTTTCATGAATATAGTCCATAAAACAAAATTTATCAAAGCATGCATATAGTCCTTCATACCACAGCTGATCCGAGCCAAGAATAAATGTATCCGCGTAGTCATTCGCCTTCTGCAGTTGCAGTCTGCTCTCAAACAATTCACACAGATCTCCGCTGTCATACGGATTTTCCCTGAATATAACCGGTGTTTCATGCGGAGCCCACCAGGCTGATTTTGGTCGTTCCATCATAAATACATCATATCCCATATGCTGCAATGTCCGGTAAAGTCCATAATAGGACAAGTTTGAACCATGGTTTTCTACTGTTGGAATTCCCACGATTCCTATATCGAATTTATGTTCCAGTACACGTTTCGCAAGGTTCGCAAAGTCATATTTCTCTTCTCTGAGTAAACGAAAAAAACGATCTCTGTATGGATGTTCTTCTATATCTGCACAAATCCGGTTCTTTTTGGAATCCTCCACCGAAATCTCTTTCATCCAGACATTCTCTTTTTTCATCTCATTCAAAAGCATCTGCCCTTTATCACTATTTACGAATATAACGCTGGTTCCTTTATGATCATCCTCAATATCCTGGCAATCTTCTATTCCATGAAAATCTCCCGTAGACAGATCTCCCCTGCGCGGAAACTCCGCAAATTTACAATGATAACAGGATTTTCTTAAGGACATATTATAATGAAATAGTTTTTCAAACCAATCATCGGTAACATCTGCCCGGTAAGCAGAACCGTCCTCATATTCAATACACACGGTATTACAATTCCAGTCACCGTCTTTTACACGAAAATTAATATATTTGGCATGCCTTCCTTCCGATACACCAGAAAGCCATTCCCGAAATACTTTATCTGAAGGTGTACCATGACACAGCATATCTATTGTATATAATCTGCTCTGGTCACATCCTTTCAGGTAGTTATATAATCCCGCGGTCTGACATGGCAATCCTGTAAATAAGACCGTCTTTCCTTCCAGTAAAAGCGTTTTTATCTTACGGTAAATTCCGGTCGCATCTGCCTGTATATACTTTGACCCGTTTATTTTTGCTATATCTTCGACTTGATCTATAACTATGTACTGTGCTTTCAGATCGGGTGTAAGCTGTACTCCACAGACAACTCCCTGTTTCTGCAGGATAACAGATGCCGCCACCGGAACCACGCCGCCTGATGAAGCTGTTTTCCGAACTTCATCGCATGCTCGAAAAGCATATGACGAAACGTCATATGCTTTTCGATTCTCATCATGGGCGACAGGGCAAACTTCTAAACACTTCCCGCATTGAATACATATGGTATCATTTACACCGGCTTCCCGAAATCCATCCTCATTCTCAGATAACTCTATTGCTCCGGCCGGACATGCATCCTTACAACAATAACATCCTGTACATTTTTTATCTTCTACAACATTTTTTATCATTGATTTTCCGATCCTCATTCTTATTACATGTTACAGCAACATATCTGTTGCCGTTCCATTGCATTAACGCACTTCCACTTTACATATCGCCTGCGCACCTGCATACGCTGCAACAATACTGGTCTCTCCCTTGCCGGTTCCACAAACCTCTCCTGCTGCACTTACCTTACATATGCTCCGATCTTCGCTTCTCCATTCCACCTGCGAATTGGCAATCCTGCATTCATTTAAATATGCGCTTAATCTTCCAACCTGTCCAACACTCCATTCTAACTCTTCCGAACTCAATGTCAATTTTTTCTCCTCACAGGCCATCCTTGCGAAACGTTCCGATGGACTCTCATACGACCAGTCCACATTCCGCCTTATGATCTTTGCCGGATTTCCTCCCAGACAGACATTCGACTCTCCCTCAAAATTACCCGTCACGACACTTGCGGCCGCCACAATACTGTTGTCCGGAATTACAGCATTCTTTAAAATGATGGAATCTGATGAAATCCAGCATCTCTCACCGATCACAGTCGCATGTTTTCTTCCGTTAATACATTCTCCGGTATTCACATCAAACATCGCATGTCCGTCAGACCCGTAGATATATACTCTTGCAGAAAACATACATCCCGCTCCGATTCTGATATCCGCATTTTCCGTCGCCAGTATCCCCACATTGTGCATGGTAGTTCCTGCTCCGATCCAAACCCGCTGCTCATTTCCATCATTGCATATAATTCTAACATTATTCAATAGGAAAGTGCTTCCAATCCGGACCTCTGCATTACTGTTATCGATAGTAATCGTACTTCCCACCGCTTTTATCGGAAGTTCCAAATACACCCGGTTATTATTTCCCTGTATTTTAATCTCGATACCTGCAACTTTTTCACTATATGTAATTTCTCTCTCCGTGCCGTTTTCTATAATAAAAATTTTGTTATTTTGTCCAGATAACTTATATACCGGCTTTAATTCCTGCACAGTATCCTGCTTTTTCTTTCCTCTTTTGAAAAACACTCTTCTTCTCCCCATAATATCATCACCTTTTAGTCATCCAGCTCCCATGTCGGAATCTCTTTTCGTCTAATGCCATAATAAAATTTAATTGCGCTCTTTCTACGCTTTGTTCCACGCGGAAACATTCCATTGGCCGCCGGCACAATAAATCCGTATTTAATCTTATTTTTTATCTTTGTGG
This region includes:
- a CDS encoding acyltransferase is translated as MGRRRVFFKRGKKKQDTVQELKPVYKLSGQNNKIFIIENGTEREITYSEKVAGIEIKIQGNNNRVYLELPIKAVGSTITIDNSNAEVRIGSTFLLNNVRIICNDGNEQRVWIGAGTTMHNVGILATENADIRIGAGCMFSARVYIYGSDGHAMFDVNTGECINGRKHATVIGERCWISSDSIILKNAVIPDNSIVAAASVVTGNFEGESNVCLGGNPAKIIRRNVDWSYESPSERFARMACEEKKLTLSSEELEWSVGQVGRLSAYLNECRIANSQVEWRSEDRSICKVSAAGEVCGTGKGETSIVAAYAGAQAICKVEVR